A DNA window from Pseudorasbora parva isolate DD20220531a chromosome 5, ASM2467924v1, whole genome shotgun sequence contains the following coding sequences:
- the kdm6a gene encoding lysine-specific demethylase 6A isoform X8 yields the protein MQPVLLEHNPLHFQLALIDSTPCTLSKAEIQFHIAHVYEIQKKYRIAKEAYESLLQTEDLPAQVKATTLQQLGWMHHTVEQLGDKANKNSYAIQCLQKSLEADPSSGQSWYFLGRCYSSIGKVQDAFISYRQSIDKSEASADTWCSIGVLYQQQNQPMDALQAYICAVQLDHSHAAAWMDLGTLYESCNQPQDAIKCYINATCSKSCSNIPALTARIKCLQAQLCNLQQGSLPSKSKMLPSIEEAWSLPIPAELTSRQGALNTTQQQTTCKAHQSNEAQSQIPGQSLPPQILSDQTDDQSSPAKRKRIASPARSSPDSWANDPGHHQVPNLSLTPQKLQLLEQLRTNRANLKPLQLQMLEQLEKQLSLMQQNQQMRLNAIGQIRPNLSNGPVADSSLSMKSNSTPSPHHPHISLSRTPSAPSRCAAQPIANGPIPASPTPCSTAGTLGNTDAVSVGNNHLPGLRSNGNVPYLRQNALPHNCTTPTSSMDDEPWKSQHINSTQGLQKSPGSYSAGPNSEQPFSSAGTSQPVPAAGTGVPNQVGRSATASDTLAQEASHNHLPSPGSPHSATSGGQQGMVHTKESKPSGNGHSAGTPNSTATAEGLPNHVHQGQADAAGAKPCSPGVLSSDNPQLSALLIGKANDSNNSNGGVLAAAGTKVNNVHPSLHTGPKAQENSVASSPCSAMSTATPSPKSADHHSTQNSVNSLNSPTLNGKGLEDSQSPLKMASPLVCRKPTPPSFAPWSSVSIYPSSSDVLKACRNLGKNGVSNNSILLDKCPPPRLPPPPFPPLPKDKLNPPTPSIYLENKRDAFFPPLHQFCTNAANPVTVIRGLAGALKLDLGLFSTKTLVEANPEHLVEVRTQLSQPTDENWDVAGSRKMWRCESSRSHTTIARYAQYQASSFQESLREENEKKGQKDQSDTESGPSENVLRRRRGPFKHIKFGTNIDLSDEKKWKLQLAELSKLPAFARVVSAGNLLSHVGHTILGMNTVQLYMKVPGSRTPGHQENNNFCSVNINIGPGDCEWFAVPEPYWGVMNDFCEKNNINYLMGSWWPNLEDLYEANVPVYRFIQRPGDLVWLNTGTVHWVQAIGWCNNIAWNVGPLTVHQYKLAVERYEWNKLQCVKSIVPMIHLSWNMARNIKVSDHKLFEMIKYCLLRTLKQCQALREALIAAGKELVWHGRTKDEPAHYCSICEVEVFDLLFVTSESNSRKTYVVHCQGCVRRCSPNLENFVVLEQYKIEDLMQVYDQFTLAPPLPSSSSS from the exons ATGCAGCCTGTACTCCTTGAGCATAACCCTCTG CATTTTCAGCTGGCATTGATTGACTCCACACCCTGCACTTTGTCTAAAGCTGAAA TTCAGTTCCACATCGCTCATGTATATGAAATTCAG AAGAAATACCGCATCGCAAAGGAAGCTTACGAGAGTCTGTTACAAACAGAGGATCTCCCTGCACAGGTGAAGGCAACTACGCTCCAACAATTAG GCTGGATGCATCACACTGTCGAACAGTTGGGAGATAAAGCCAACAAAAACAGCTATGCTATTCAGTGTCTGCAGAAGTCCCTAGAAGCAGACCCCAGTTCGGGACAGTCTTGGTACTTCTTGGGCAG GTGCTACTCAAGTATTGGGAAGGTCCAAGATGCCTTCATATCTTACCGACAGTCTATTGATAAGTCTGAGGCCAGTGCAGATACATGGTGCTCAATTGG TGTGTTGTACCAGCAGCAGAACCAGCCAATGGATGCACTGCAGGCGTATATCTGTGCAGTGCAGCTGGACCACAGCCATGCGGCCGCCTGGATGGACCTGGGCACGCTGTACGAGTCCTGCAACCAGCCGCAGGATGCCATCAAGTGCTACATCAATGCCACGTGCAGCAAGTCCTGCAGTAACATCCCAGCTTTAACTGCTCGCATTAAATGCCTCCAG GCTCAGTTGTGTAATCTTCAGCAAGGTAGTTTaccaagtaaaagtaaaatgctCCCTAGTATTGAGGAGGCGTGGAGCCTACCAATCCCAGCAGAGCTCACCTCCAGACAGGGAGCgctcaacacaacacaacag CAGACAACCTGCAAAGCTCATCAGAGCAATGAAGCCCAGTCCCAAATCCCAGGCCAGTCTCTTCCTCCTCAAATACTCTCTGACCAGACAGATGACCAGTCCAGCCCAGCCAAAAGGAAGAGGATCGCTAGTCCAGCCAGG AGTTCACCAGATTCCTGGGCAAATGATCCAGGTCATCATCAAGTCCCCAACTTGAGTTTAACCCCACAGAAACTTCAG CTTCTAGAACAGTTACGGACCAACAGGGCCAATCTGAAGCCATTGCAGCTGCAGATGCTGGAACAGTTGGAAAAGCAGCTCAGTCTAATGCAACAGAATCAGCAG ATGAGGCTGAATGCTATTGGTCAGATACGACCCAATTTGTCCAATGGTCCTGTAGCCGACTCCTCATTGTCTATGAAATCTAATTCCACACCGTCCCCTCACCATCCACACATCTCTCTTTCTCGCACACCCTCTGCCCCCTCGCGATGCGCTGCTCAGCCTATAGCCAACGGACCTATTCCTGCAAGCCCCACCCCATGCAGCACAGCTGGGACCCTGGGTAACACAGATGCCGTCTCTGTGGGCAATAATCACCTCCCAGGATTGAGGAGCAACGGAAATGTGCCTTACTTGCGGCAAAACGCACTACCTCATAACTGCACAACCCCCACCAGCAGCATGGATGATGAACCGTGGAAAAGCCAACACATCAACTCCACTCAG GGGCTTCAGAAAAGTCCAGGTTCATATTCAGCAGGTCCTAACAGTGAGCAGCCTTTCTCTTCCGCTGGAACTTCCCAGCCTGTCCCAGCAGCCGGCACTGGCGTTCCAAATCAGGTCGGACGTTCTGCCACAGCCAGTGACACGTTAGCGCAGGAGGCCAGTCACAATCACCTCCCCTCCCCTGGCTCCCCTCACTCTGCTACCTCAGGTGGACAGCAAGGCATGGTGCACACCAAAGAGAGCAAGCCTTCAGGAAACGGGCATTCCGCAGGGACGCCTAACAGCACTGCCACTGCAGAAGGACTGCCTAATCACGTCCATCAGGGCCAGGCAGACGCTGCTGGAGCGAAACCCTGCTCACCAGGTGTACTTAGTTCAGACAATCCTCAGCTCTCTGCCTTGTTAATTGGAAAAGCCAATGatagtaataatagtaatgGCGGTGTATTGGCGGCTGCCGGCACAAAGGTTAACAACGTTCACCCGAGTCTACACACAGGGCCTAAGGCACAGGAAAACTCGGTGGCCTCCTCTCCGTGTTCTGCCATGTCCACGGCCACACCCTCACCTAAATCTGCAGACCATCACAGCACTCAGAACAGTGTTAACAGCCTTAACAGCCCCACGCTCAATGGCAAAGGGCTGGAGGACTCTCAGAGCCCCTTGAAGATGGCATCTCCGCTGGTTTGTCGGAAACCGACACCTCCCTCGTTTGCCCCATGGTCCTCTGTATCCATCTACCCCAGCTCCAGTGATGTGCTTAAAGCATGCAG AAACCTGGGGAAGAATGGTGTGTCCAATAACAGCATCTTACTGGACAAGTGTCCCCCTCCGCGGTTACCACCTCCACCCTTCCCTCCTCTGCCAAAGGACAAGCTCAATCCTCCCACCCCTAGTATTTAT TTGGAGAACAAGAGGGACGCTTTCTTTCCGCCGCTGCACCAGTTCTGTACAAACGCAGCCAACCCAGTTACAGTGATCCGTGGTCTGGCTGGAGCACTCAAGCTAG ACTTAGGATTGTTCTCCACCAAGACTCTGGTGGAGGCCAACCCAGAGCACCTGGTGGAGGTAAGGACTCAGTTATCTCAGCCCACTGATGAGAACTGGGACGTGGCGGGCAGCAGGAAGATGTGGCGTTGTGAGAGCAGCCGGTCTCATACCACCATCGCCAGATACGCTCAGTACCAGGCCTCGTCTTTCCAGGAATCTTTGCGG GAGGAAAATGAAAAGAAAGGGCAAAAAGACCAATCGGACACAGAATCTGGTCCCTCAGAAAA TGTGTTGCGCAGAAGAAGAGGTCCCTTTAAGCACATCAAATTTGGGACAAACATTGACTTGTCAGATGAGAAAAA GTGGAAGCTGCAGCTGGCTGAGTTGAGTAAGCTGCCTGCCTTTGCGCGGGTGGTGTCTGCAGGGAATCTGCTCAGTCATGTGGGCCATACCATTCTCGGCATGAACACAGTCCAGCTCTATATGAAGGTTCCAGGCAGCAGGACACCAG GTCACCAAGAAAATAACAACTTCTGCTCTGTCAATATTAACATTGGCCCTGGAGATTGTGAATGGTTTGCCGTTCCTGAGCCGTACTGGGGTGTCATGAATGATTTCTGTGAAAA GAATAATATTAATTACCTAATGGGCTCATGGTGGCCAAATCTAGAAGACTTGTATGAGGCCAATGTTCCAGTTTACCGCTTTATCCAGCGACCAGGTGATCTGGTCTGGCTCAATACAGGCACTGTGCATTGGGTTCAGGCTATTGGCTGGTGCAACAACATTGCCTGGAATGTAGGACCACTCACTG TGCATCAGTATAAGTTAGCTGTAGAACGCTACGAGTGGAACAAGCTCCAGTGTGTCAAATCCATTGTTCCTATGATTCACCTATCTTGGAACATGGCCAGGAACATCAAAGTGTCAGATCACAAGCTCTTTGAAATGATCAA GTACTGTTTGTTGAGAACTCTAAAGCAGTGTCAGGCACTGAGGGAGGCTCTTATAGCTGCTGGAAAAGAGCTTGTTTGGCATGGAAGGACCAAGGATGAACCTGCTCACTACTGTAGCATCTGTGAG GTGGAGGTATTCGATCTGCTGTTTGTCACCAGTGAGAGTAACTCACGGAAGACGTACGTGGTGCACTGCCAGGGCTGCGTTCGGAGATGCAGCCCTAACCTTGAGAACTTTGTGGTTTTAGAGCAGTACAAAATTGAGGATCTCATGCAAGTGTATGACCAGTTCACATTA GCCCCACCCCTGCCCTCCTCCTCCTCGTCTTGA
- the kdm6a gene encoding lysine-specific demethylase 6A isoform X9 — MHFQLALIDSTPCTLSKAEIQFHIAHVYEIQKKYRIAKEAYESLLQTEDLPAQVKATTLQQLGWMHHTVEQLGDKANKNSYAIQCLQKSLEADPSSGQSWYFLGRCYSSIGKVQDAFISYRQSIDKSEASADTWCSIGVLYQQQNQPMDALQAYICAVQLDHSHAAAWMDLGTLYESCNQPQDAIKCYINATCSKSCSNIPALTARIKCLQAQLCNLQQGSLPSKSKMLPSIEEAWSLPIPAELTSRQGALNTTQQQTTCKAHQSNEAQSQIPGQSLPPQILSDQTDDQSSPAKRKRIASPARSSPDSWANDPGHHQVPNLSLTPQKLQLLEQLRTNRANLKPLQLQMLEQLEKQLSLMQQNQQMRLNAIGQIRPNLSNGPVADSSLSMKSNSTPSPHHPHISLSRTPSAPSRCAAQPIANGPIPASPTPCSTAGTLGNTDAVSVGNNHLPGLRSNGNVPYLRQNALPHNCTTPTSSMDDEPWKSQHINSTQGLQKSPGSYSAGPNSEQPFSSAGTSQPVPAAGTGVPNQVGRSATASDTLAQEASHNHLPSPGSPHSATSGGQQGMVHTKESKPSGNGHSAGTPNSTATAEGLPNHVHQGQADAAGAKPCSPGVLSSDNPQLSALLIGKANDSNNSNGGVLAAAGTKVNNVHPSLHTGPKAQENSVASSPCSAMSTATPSPKSADHHSTQNSVNSLNSPTLNGKGLEDSQSPLKMASPLVCRKPTPPSFAPWSSVSIYPSSSDVLKACRNLGKNGVSNNSILLDKCPPPRLPPPPFPPLPKDKLNPPTPSIYLENKRDAFFPPLHQFCTNAANPVTVIRGLAGALKLDLGLFSTKTLVEANPEHLVEVRTQLSQPTDENWDVAGSRKMWRCESSRSHTTIARYAQYQASSFQESLREENEKKGQKDQSDTESGPSENVLRRRRGPFKHIKFGTNIDLSDEKKWKLQLAELSKLPAFARVVSAGNLLSHVGHTILGMNTVQLYMKVPGSRTPGHQENNNFCSVNINIGPGDCEWFAVPEPYWGVMNDFCEKNNINYLMGSWWPNLEDLYEANVPVYRFIQRPGDLVWLNTGTVHWVQAIGWCNNIAWNVGPLTVHQYKLAVERYEWNKLQCVKSIVPMIHLSWNMARNIKVSDHKLFEMIKYCLLRTLKQCQALREALIAAGKELVWHGRTKDEPAHYCSICEVEVFDLLFVTSESNSRKTYVVHCQGCVRRCSPNLENFVVLEQYKIEDLMQVYDQFTLAPPLPSSSSS; from the exons ATG CATTTTCAGCTGGCATTGATTGACTCCACACCCTGCACTTTGTCTAAAGCTGAAA TTCAGTTCCACATCGCTCATGTATATGAAATTCAG AAGAAATACCGCATCGCAAAGGAAGCTTACGAGAGTCTGTTACAAACAGAGGATCTCCCTGCACAGGTGAAGGCAACTACGCTCCAACAATTAG GCTGGATGCATCACACTGTCGAACAGTTGGGAGATAAAGCCAACAAAAACAGCTATGCTATTCAGTGTCTGCAGAAGTCCCTAGAAGCAGACCCCAGTTCGGGACAGTCTTGGTACTTCTTGGGCAG GTGCTACTCAAGTATTGGGAAGGTCCAAGATGCCTTCATATCTTACCGACAGTCTATTGATAAGTCTGAGGCCAGTGCAGATACATGGTGCTCAATTGG TGTGTTGTACCAGCAGCAGAACCAGCCAATGGATGCACTGCAGGCGTATATCTGTGCAGTGCAGCTGGACCACAGCCATGCGGCCGCCTGGATGGACCTGGGCACGCTGTACGAGTCCTGCAACCAGCCGCAGGATGCCATCAAGTGCTACATCAATGCCACGTGCAGCAAGTCCTGCAGTAACATCCCAGCTTTAACTGCTCGCATTAAATGCCTCCAG GCTCAGTTGTGTAATCTTCAGCAAGGTAGTTTaccaagtaaaagtaaaatgctCCCTAGTATTGAGGAGGCGTGGAGCCTACCAATCCCAGCAGAGCTCACCTCCAGACAGGGAGCgctcaacacaacacaacag CAGACAACCTGCAAAGCTCATCAGAGCAATGAAGCCCAGTCCCAAATCCCAGGCCAGTCTCTTCCTCCTCAAATACTCTCTGACCAGACAGATGACCAGTCCAGCCCAGCCAAAAGGAAGAGGATCGCTAGTCCAGCCAGG AGTTCACCAGATTCCTGGGCAAATGATCCAGGTCATCATCAAGTCCCCAACTTGAGTTTAACCCCACAGAAACTTCAG CTTCTAGAACAGTTACGGACCAACAGGGCCAATCTGAAGCCATTGCAGCTGCAGATGCTGGAACAGTTGGAAAAGCAGCTCAGTCTAATGCAACAGAATCAGCAG ATGAGGCTGAATGCTATTGGTCAGATACGACCCAATTTGTCCAATGGTCCTGTAGCCGACTCCTCATTGTCTATGAAATCTAATTCCACACCGTCCCCTCACCATCCACACATCTCTCTTTCTCGCACACCCTCTGCCCCCTCGCGATGCGCTGCTCAGCCTATAGCCAACGGACCTATTCCTGCAAGCCCCACCCCATGCAGCACAGCTGGGACCCTGGGTAACACAGATGCCGTCTCTGTGGGCAATAATCACCTCCCAGGATTGAGGAGCAACGGAAATGTGCCTTACTTGCGGCAAAACGCACTACCTCATAACTGCACAACCCCCACCAGCAGCATGGATGATGAACCGTGGAAAAGCCAACACATCAACTCCACTCAG GGGCTTCAGAAAAGTCCAGGTTCATATTCAGCAGGTCCTAACAGTGAGCAGCCTTTCTCTTCCGCTGGAACTTCCCAGCCTGTCCCAGCAGCCGGCACTGGCGTTCCAAATCAGGTCGGACGTTCTGCCACAGCCAGTGACACGTTAGCGCAGGAGGCCAGTCACAATCACCTCCCCTCCCCTGGCTCCCCTCACTCTGCTACCTCAGGTGGACAGCAAGGCATGGTGCACACCAAAGAGAGCAAGCCTTCAGGAAACGGGCATTCCGCAGGGACGCCTAACAGCACTGCCACTGCAGAAGGACTGCCTAATCACGTCCATCAGGGCCAGGCAGACGCTGCTGGAGCGAAACCCTGCTCACCAGGTGTACTTAGTTCAGACAATCCTCAGCTCTCTGCCTTGTTAATTGGAAAAGCCAATGatagtaataatagtaatgGCGGTGTATTGGCGGCTGCCGGCACAAAGGTTAACAACGTTCACCCGAGTCTACACACAGGGCCTAAGGCACAGGAAAACTCGGTGGCCTCCTCTCCGTGTTCTGCCATGTCCACGGCCACACCCTCACCTAAATCTGCAGACCATCACAGCACTCAGAACAGTGTTAACAGCCTTAACAGCCCCACGCTCAATGGCAAAGGGCTGGAGGACTCTCAGAGCCCCTTGAAGATGGCATCTCCGCTGGTTTGTCGGAAACCGACACCTCCCTCGTTTGCCCCATGGTCCTCTGTATCCATCTACCCCAGCTCCAGTGATGTGCTTAAAGCATGCAG AAACCTGGGGAAGAATGGTGTGTCCAATAACAGCATCTTACTGGACAAGTGTCCCCCTCCGCGGTTACCACCTCCACCCTTCCCTCCTCTGCCAAAGGACAAGCTCAATCCTCCCACCCCTAGTATTTAT TTGGAGAACAAGAGGGACGCTTTCTTTCCGCCGCTGCACCAGTTCTGTACAAACGCAGCCAACCCAGTTACAGTGATCCGTGGTCTGGCTGGAGCACTCAAGCTAG ACTTAGGATTGTTCTCCACCAAGACTCTGGTGGAGGCCAACCCAGAGCACCTGGTGGAGGTAAGGACTCAGTTATCTCAGCCCACTGATGAGAACTGGGACGTGGCGGGCAGCAGGAAGATGTGGCGTTGTGAGAGCAGCCGGTCTCATACCACCATCGCCAGATACGCTCAGTACCAGGCCTCGTCTTTCCAGGAATCTTTGCGG GAGGAAAATGAAAAGAAAGGGCAAAAAGACCAATCGGACACAGAATCTGGTCCCTCAGAAAA TGTGTTGCGCAGAAGAAGAGGTCCCTTTAAGCACATCAAATTTGGGACAAACATTGACTTGTCAGATGAGAAAAA GTGGAAGCTGCAGCTGGCTGAGTTGAGTAAGCTGCCTGCCTTTGCGCGGGTGGTGTCTGCAGGGAATCTGCTCAGTCATGTGGGCCATACCATTCTCGGCATGAACACAGTCCAGCTCTATATGAAGGTTCCAGGCAGCAGGACACCAG GTCACCAAGAAAATAACAACTTCTGCTCTGTCAATATTAACATTGGCCCTGGAGATTGTGAATGGTTTGCCGTTCCTGAGCCGTACTGGGGTGTCATGAATGATTTCTGTGAAAA GAATAATATTAATTACCTAATGGGCTCATGGTGGCCAAATCTAGAAGACTTGTATGAGGCCAATGTTCCAGTTTACCGCTTTATCCAGCGACCAGGTGATCTGGTCTGGCTCAATACAGGCACTGTGCATTGGGTTCAGGCTATTGGCTGGTGCAACAACATTGCCTGGAATGTAGGACCACTCACTG TGCATCAGTATAAGTTAGCTGTAGAACGCTACGAGTGGAACAAGCTCCAGTGTGTCAAATCCATTGTTCCTATGATTCACCTATCTTGGAACATGGCCAGGAACATCAAAGTGTCAGATCACAAGCTCTTTGAAATGATCAA GTACTGTTTGTTGAGAACTCTAAAGCAGTGTCAGGCACTGAGGGAGGCTCTTATAGCTGCTGGAAAAGAGCTTGTTTGGCATGGAAGGACCAAGGATGAACCTGCTCACTACTGTAGCATCTGTGAG GTGGAGGTATTCGATCTGCTGTTTGTCACCAGTGAGAGTAACTCACGGAAGACGTACGTGGTGCACTGCCAGGGCTGCGTTCGGAGATGCAGCCCTAACCTTGAGAACTTTGTGGTTTTAGAGCAGTACAAAATTGAGGATCTCATGCAAGTGTATGACCAGTTCACATTA GCCCCACCCCTGCCCTCCTCCTCCTCGTCTTGA
- the dipk2b gene encoding divergent protein kinase domain 2B yields the protein MAGMWSEVWALYFILAFGTPDPSQVLQEKSHDFRRILLGLDKCNACIGTSICKKFFKDEIRFERWLTAQSNLSSADVHSFEGNYTDSTAGWRPVVLSQLMSTHLQKISDNSICTSAGKGKSCSIEAVLRATSRFQSWVRSNILLPSMVKGLVTPMLRCPSQRLLDRIVRRYFEVTDACSVQMKHFSEKDKLRLLYTLAVNQQPLILQMFPGTEGWPFLRYHGSCGRMMVWAGSRPLRSLFSSPLERRADIAYQLLHITQSLSSNSLQFSLFYTSVSQDMFGTLDDSRVFIVDASTIGIIDLQEGHPPDEDLLPEHIDVFSCLSGSCARPPPCETVRATQSFILLCKHVLNKLLIPNDVQSGQLSRAAVNELAICADPSQTDQRITTAIQTLKDILQTLRACSALYGYRYPECLYSDKF from the exons ATGGCAGGGATGTGGTCAGAGGTCTGGGCATTATACTTCATACTGGCCTTTGGTACTCCAGACCCATCACAAGTACTCCAAGAGAAATCCCATGACTTTAGAAGGATCCTCCTAGGTTTGGATAAATGCAATGCCTGCATTGGAACATCCATTTGCAAGAAGTTTTTCAAGGACGAAATAAG GTTTGAAAGATGGCTGACTGCTCAGTCTAATCTCTCCTCAGCAGATGTGCACTCATTTGAGGGAAACTATACAGACAGCACAGCGGGCTGGAGACCTGTGGTGCTGTCCCAACTGATGTCTACTCACCTGCAAAAGATATCAGACAATAGCATTTGCACCTCAGCAGGCAAAGGGAAATCCTGCAGCATTGAAGCCGTCCTCAGGGCCACTTCACGCTTCCAAAGTTGGGTTCGCTCCAATATACTGCTTCCCAGCATGGTGAAG GGTCTGGTCACCCCGATGCTGCGCTGCCCATCTCAGAGGTTGCTGGACCGCATTGTGCGACGCTACTTCGAAGTGACTGATGCGTGCAGTGTGCAGATGAAGCACTTCAGTGAAAAGGACAAACTCAGACTTCTTTACACTCTGGCCGTTAATCAACAGCCCCTTATCCTGCAG ATGTTTCCAGGCACGGAAGGCTGGCCCTTCCTTCGCTACCACGGGTCCTGTGGAAGGATGATGGTATGGGCAGGGAGCAGACCCCTCAGGAGCCTGTTTTCCTCTCCATTAGAACGCCGCGCAGACATCGCCTACCAGCTCCTTCACATCACCCAGAGCCTGAGCTCCAACAGCCTCCAGTTCAGCCTCTTCTACACCAGTGTCTCACAGGATATGTTTGGGACCTTGGATGATAGCAGGGTCTTCATTGTGGATGCCAGTACCATAGGGATCATTGACTTACAGGAAG GACATCCACCTGATGAAGACTTGCTTCCagaacacattgatgtcttctCCTGTCTGAGTGGATCTTGTGCGAGACCTCCCCCATGTGAGACTGTCCGAGCCACACAGAGTTTTATCCTACTATGCAAACATGTCCTGAACAAACTGCTCATCCCTAATGATGTGCAGTCAGGTCAGCTTTCCAGAGCAGCAGTCAATGAGCTCGCTATCTGTGCAGACCCATCTCAGACTGACCAAAGAATAACCACTGCCATACAGACCTTAAAAGACATTTTACAGACACTAAGGGCATGCAGCGCTCTCTATGGATATAGATATCCTGAATGCCTCTATAGTGACAAGTTCTAG